A single genomic interval of Myxosarcina sp. GI1 harbors:
- a CDS encoding phage integrase SAM-like domain-containing protein, with product MNQPQPIHQNKQILINEIICPKCNSKNFRKDGIADSGYQTYYCKSCTRRFTPKPEELEILVNPKLEYLKDCWDCRALGIQGGVGKSSYKLDFTSISQKWLKDVAKKFTKVCLSTLAFSSVQERLYALRKFSSFLRLEYYGIEAKNLSRSVITDFTIYLKAQGLASATRYKILSDLKVFLEAAY from the coding sequence ATGAATCAGCCTCAACCAATACACCAAAATAAGCAAATTCTAATTAATGAAATTATCTGTCCCAAATGTAATAGCAAAAACTTCAGGAAAGATGGGATAGCCGATTCTGGTTATCAAACTTACTATTGCAAAAGCTGCACTAGGAGATTTACCCCAAAGCCCGAAGAATTGGAGATATTAGTCAATCCTAAATTGGAATACCTCAAAGACTGTTGGGATTGCCGAGCCTTGGGGATTCAAGGAGGAGTAGGAAAATCGAGCTACAAGTTGGATTTCACTTCCATAAGTCAAAAATGGCTTAAGGATGTAGCTAAAAAGTTCACTAAAGTTTGCTTGAGTACCCTTGCCTTCTCATCCGTACAGGAAAGATTATATGCCTTAAGAAAATTCTCCTCATTCCTGAGATTAGAGTATTACGGTATCGAAGCAAAAAACCTAAGTCGCTCTGTGATTACAGATTTTACAATCTACTTAAAAGCACAGGGGCTAGCTTCCGCTACTCGTTACAAAATTCTTAGCGACCTTAAAGTATTTTTAGAGGCTGCTTATTAG
- a CDS encoding MerR family transcriptional regulator: protein MNIQGLFTRRETIELSGATSNQLQYLERSGLIVPSRITENRKKPLVFYTWEQILEIRAVRDLNDRNISLETRRRIIEFLDNSKIDNRLRDKLLVAVGEDVFWVNRDWSDLGKKMKRVVSSKFDTIQFSFVVIPGVQDIIEQVWEVAEKSQVVDLNEFKRRAKAKPA, encoded by the coding sequence GTGAATATTCAGGGATTATTTACTAGGAGGGAAACAATAGAGTTGAGCGGCGCGACCTCAAATCAACTTCAATATCTCGAACGTTCGGGTCTGATCGTTCCTAGCAGGATTACAGAGAACAGGAAAAAGCCCTTAGTTTTTTATACCTGGGAGCAGATACTAGAAATAAGGGCTGTCAGGGATTTAAACGACCGCAATATCTCCTTAGAAACGAGGAGGAGGATAATCGAGTTTTTGGATAATTCTAAGATTGATAACAGGCTAAGAGACAAGCTTTTGGTAGCTGTTGGTGAAGATGTTTTTTGGGTAAATCGAGATTGGTCGGATCTGGGTAAGAAGATGAAGAGAGTTGTTTCAAGTAAATTCGATACTATCCAATTTTCTTTCGTTGTCATTCCTGGGGTACAAGATATTATCGAGCAAGTTTGGGAGGTTGCTGAAAAATCTCAAGTTGTAGATCTTAATGAATTTAAGAGGAGGGCTAAAGCCAAACCTGCTTAG
- a CDS encoding tyrosine-type recombinase/integrase yields the protein MDIRRYLVRSEDFPKLEKSLPRYIPEEVIRQLNEHLDEFAPPVIRMILVLTECGMRISELVNLGFDCLLQDKAGDWFLKYYQFKMKKEITIPISREIVRVIQEQQRFIRQHFTQEEFNYLFCSNKGVKRPSFKPFPTVMTRKTLPRQLNRVAKKHNICDSSGNLWHFQTHQFRHTVGTRMINNGVPQHIVQRYLGHESPQMTAVYATIHDETMKEEIAKFQGKVVSISGEVVEEKTPEVETGDLQWVKRTIQAQALPNGSCALPIISQGCPHANACLTCTHFRTTSEFLAEHQQQLDKTIQIIEKAKANGWQRQIEMNKKVKANLESIIESLKDES from the coding sequence TTGGATATCCGCAGGTATCTGGTTCGCTCCGAAGACTTCCCCAAGCTAGAAAAATCCTTGCCTCGCTACATACCAGAGGAAGTAATAAGGCAGCTAAACGAGCATTTAGATGAATTCGCTCCGCCAGTAATCAGAATGATCTTGGTTTTAACCGAGTGCGGGATGCGAATCTCGGAGCTTGTAAATCTAGGTTTTGACTGCCTACTTCAAGATAAGGCTGGAGATTGGTTCTTGAAATACTACCAATTCAAGATGAAAAAAGAAATTACCATTCCCATCTCACGGGAAATTGTTCGAGTAATCCAAGAGCAGCAGAGATTTATCCGCCAACATTTTACTCAAGAAGAATTTAATTACTTGTTTTGCTCTAATAAGGGAGTCAAAAGACCAAGTTTCAAGCCTTTTCCTACGGTGATGACAAGAAAAACCCTACCTCGTCAACTAAATCGCGTAGCTAAGAAACATAATATTTGCGATAGTTCGGGCAATCTTTGGCACTTTCAAACCCATCAGTTTCGACACACCGTAGGAACGCGAATGATTAACAATGGTGTTCCCCAGCATATAGTGCAAAGATATCTCGGTCATGAATCGCCGCAAATGACTGCGGTTTACGCCACCATACACGACGAAACCATGAAAGAAGAAATAGCTAAGTTTCAGGGCAAGGTAGTCAGTATATCTGGAGAAGTAGTTGAAGAAAAAACTCCAGAAGTTGAAACGGGCGATCTGCAATGGGTAAAACGAACTATTCAAGCTCAAGCCCTTCCTAACGGCTCATGTGCTTTACCCATCATTTCTCAAGGCTGTCCCCACGCCAATGCCTGTCTGACTTGTACTCATTTTAGAACTACCAGCGAGTTTTTAGCGGAACATCAGCAGCAACTCGATAAAACGATTCAAATCATTGAAAAAGCTAAGGCAAACGGTTGGCAGAGACAAATCGAGATGAACAAAAAAGTCAAAGCCAATTTAGAAAGTATTATCGAGAGCTTGAAAGATGAATCATAG
- a CDS encoding DUF6262 family protein has product MNHRRNATGLINNAQLKRQKSFEKLESGIQQLLREKRAINFNSVAEASGLSRGWLYKEAEVKARIVQLREQTESTKKIPSKQKPSDTSKDAIIRTVKAKTKKVEAENKALKSQLETVYGQLLNQKELQQKLERLEAENAKLKDRLYSPISTESRAKKVTQLRTISSISERITHELESLEITPSSTLIKQIENASEGVVISAIDALKQQIDSNSIRSPEAWLAAAIRDSWKPNEAIGKTEARKDLIEEWYLLARAYGIVKGRRREDEEWLXQENTGQWFKQQELSSKWTLDYLRQVVKIER; this is encoded by the coding sequence ATGAATCATAGAAGAAACGCTACAGGTTTGATAAACAATGCTCAGTTAAAGCGGCAGAAGTCATTTGAAAAGCTAGAGTCGGGTATCCAGCAATTACTTAGAGAGAAAAGAGCGATCAACTTTAACTCCGTTGCCGAGGCATCGGGATTGAGTAGGGGCTGGCTGTATAAAGAAGCTGAAGTAAAGGCTAGGATCGTTCAACTCCGAGAGCAGACTGAAAGTACTAAGAAAATCCCATCCAAACAGAAACCTTCGGACACTTCTAAGGATGCGATTATTAGAACGGTTAAAGCTAAGACTAAGAAGGTTGAAGCCGAAAATAAAGCCCTTAAGTCTCAGCTTGAGACGGTTTACGGTCAGCTATTAAACCAGAAAGAGTTGCAGCAAAAGTTGGAGCGATTGGAAGCGGAAAACGCCAAGCTTAAGGATAGGCTGTACTCGCCTATTTCTACAGAGTCAAGAGCGAAAAAAGTAACTCAATTAAGGACAATTAGTAGTATTAGCGAAAGAATTACTCATGAGCTAGAAAGTTTAGAGATTACTCCTTCTAGTACCTTGATCAAACAAATTGAAAATGCTAGCGAGGGTGTTGTAATATCCGCGATTGATGCTTTAAAACAACAGATAGACAGCAACTCAATTAGAAGTCCTGAAGCTTGGCTTGCAGCAGCGATTCGTGATTCGTGGAAGCCTAACGAAGCTATAGGCAAGACAGAGGCTAGGAAAGATCTAATTGAAGAGTGGTATCTGTTAGCTCGCGCCTACGGTATAGTCAAAGGTCGTCGCCGAGAAGATGAGGAGTGGCTGGKTCAAGAAAACACTGGGCAATGGTTTAAACAACAAGAGCTTTCTTCTAAGTGGACTTTAGATTATTTACGACAAGTCGTCAAAATCGAGCGGTAA
- a CDS encoding putative PEP-binding protein: MKHLFWLSQIQAANKLLVGERLFIVNKLLLNNCDILPGFVLDKDLLPEFFKLVFSDSIDSLLTSWWQTDTNDNLVLQSVARRIEQAIAAAIFPQAWQEEIFRAALKFNSQALVLSPYLIVPDETQSIVGFWRSQTCWLDPVALASAIKKTWQELFTAKSLFYYRRLGLSMDKVGMAVSIQPLKDSRASGTVEIDSDLIRIWATEGLIQSLLWGEVQLDTYELNPTGKIVAKKPGNKNYAYRLKNFTGDGTANCLEAYMPDEAGAETDILNAKEIASLYRSITAILHYQPQVKYMEWNQPITDAGRNANEAQFYFSKFDDKLLWTVDKQTSDRSNVANPPLLIGLAASAGNIKAPATVIADLNSIALEAIPSGSILVTKNVPPEQISIIKRIAGIILEEGGITSHGAIVARELEIPAIVAAANATKIIASGQKIFLDGDIGEVHREEQHFSSSKAIAKTSKPEGNITTKLMVNLSQPEAINEVVNLPVEGVGLLRSELMLSQLLASEPLEAWQQGAKRSQFRDTLITLLKQFASAFAPRPVFYRSLDLSANPTAINPIVSSRGTYRYLFDPNLFDLELEALLTVSQQHDNFNLILPFVRSVAEFEFCRDRVEYIGLNKHSSFRLWIMAEVPSVLFLLPQYVRAGVRGVAIGTNDLTQLLLGIDREQAHFSQQGLNASHPAVELAIAQIIQTAKANNIPCSICGQAPVVYPELVSKLVKWGITSISVEPQAVQNTYKAIADAERRLQ; encoded by the coding sequence TTGAAACATCTTTTTTGGCTCTCACAAATTCAGGCTGCAAATAAACTTTTGGTTGGCGAACGATTATTTATTGTCAACAAATTATTGCTGAATAATTGCGATATTTTGCCTGGATTTGTGTTAGACAAAGATTTACTGCCAGAATTTTTTAAGCTAGTTTTTTCCGATTCGATCGATAGTTTATTAACTTCCTGGTGGCAGACAGACACAAACGACAATTTAGTCTTACAGTCAGTCGCTCGAAGAATCGAACAAGCTATAGCAGCAGCTATCTTTCCCCAAGCTTGGCAAGAAGAAATTTTTAGAGCTGCACTAAAGTTCAATTCACAGGCTTTAGTTCTAAGTCCGTATTTAATAGTTCCAGATGAAACACAGAGCATAGTTGGATTTTGGCGATCGCAAACTTGCTGGCTCGATCCCGTAGCTTTAGCCAGTGCGATAAAAAAAACCTGGCAAGAATTGTTTACAGCTAAAAGTTTATTTTACTATCGTCGGTTAGGTCTGTCGATGGACAAAGTTGGTATGGCAGTATCGATCCAGCCACTCAAAGATTCTAGAGCCTCGGGAACCGTAGAAATTGACTCCGATCTAATTCGTATTTGGGCAACAGAAGGCTTAATCCAGAGTTTATTGTGGGGCGAAGTGCAACTAGATACTTACGAACTAAATCCTACGGGTAAGATAGTTGCTAAAAAGCCAGGCAATAAAAATTATGCTTATCGCTTGAAGAATTTTACTGGCGATGGAACTGCAAATTGTTTGGAGGCATATATGCCTGATGAAGCTGGTGCCGAAACAGATATTTTAAATGCTAAAGAGATCGCTAGCTTGTATCGTTCGATAACGGCTATTTTGCATTATCAACCACAAGTTAAATACATGGAGTGGAACCAACCAATTACCGACGCTGGTAGAAATGCTAATGAAGCTCAATTTTATTTTTCCAAATTTGACGATAAATTATTGTGGACTGTGGATAAGCAAACAAGCGATCGGTCAAACGTAGCAAATCCACCTTTGTTAATTGGATTGGCTGCTTCGGCAGGAAATATTAAAGCACCTGCAACTGTAATTGCCGATCTGAATTCTATTGCTCTAGAAGCAATTCCATCAGGTTCTATTTTGGTTACTAAAAATGTCCCTCCAGAACAAATATCTATAATTAAGCGCATTGCAGGAATTATTCTTGAAGAAGGGGGAATTACTAGTCATGGGGCAATAGTTGCCAGAGAATTAGAAATTCCAGCTATTGTTGCTGCTGCAAATGCTACGAAGATTATTGCTTCGGGACAGAAAATATTTCTCGATGGCGATATTGGAGAAGTGCACCGAGAAGAACAGCATTTCTCTAGTAGTAAAGCGATCGCCAAAACTTCTAAACCAGAAGGCAATATTACTACCAAATTAATGGTCAATCTTTCTCAACCAGAAGCAATTAATGAGGTAGTTAATTTACCTGTAGAGGGAGTAGGATTATTACGCTCTGAGTTGATGTTATCGCAATTGCTAGCATCAGAACCTCTAGAAGCATGGCAGCAGGGAGCGAAGCGATCGCAGTTTCGCGATACTTTAATTACTTTGCTAAAACAGTTTGCCTCGGCATTTGCACCTCGTCCCGTTTTTTATCGTTCTCTCGACTTGTCTGCTAACCCAACAGCAATCAATCCGATTGTTAGCAGTCGGGGAACCTATAGATATTTATTCGACCCCAACTTGTTCGATTTAGAATTAGAAGCTTTACTTACAGTATCTCAGCAGCACGATAATTTTAACTTAATCTTACCTTTTGTTCGTAGCGTAGCAGAATTTGAATTTTGTCGCGATCGCGTTGAATATATCGGCTTAAACAAACACAGTTCGTTTCGACTGTGGATAATGGCAGAAGTACCATCGGTTTTATTTTTACTTCCCCAATATGTCCGCGCTGGAGTGCGGGGAGTTGCCATCGGTACTAACGATCTAACCCAGTTGCTTTTGGGAATCGACCGCGAACAGGCTCATTTCAGCCAACAGGGTCTAAACGCCAGTCATCCTGCTGTAGAACTGGCGATCGCCCAAATAATTCAAACCGCCAAAGCCAACAATATTCCCTGTTCGATTTGTGGTCAGGCACCAGTTGTTTATCCAGAACTAGTTTCTAAATTAGTAAAATGGGGCATTACTAGCATTTCTGTCGAACCACAAGCAGTACAAAATACTTATAAGGCGATCGCCGATGCCGAAAGACGTTTGCAGTAG
- a CDS encoding tyrosine-type recombinase/integrase, with protein MKVQRVRIPESDGVTWLVLGDDYLPVEPIRKFLTYLRNLERSPNTIRSYAYHLKLYWEYLESVKVNWKEINISQLADFVMWLRNPLGNVISLNEREAKRTESTVNAILTSVCMMYDFQEQTGNVSEIPLYRSQFIPGKKYKSFLHHITKGKPTRTRLLKLKQPKLQPKTLTAEQIAAVIASCNNIRDKFLLCLLYESGIRIGQALGLRHEDIKSWDNTITIVPRNDNANGARAKAISPYAVPITQDLMALYVQYLEEEFMELLGDNLSDYVFVNLWDGKLGSPMTYSNVMSLFTRLKRKTGIAIPVTPHKLRHTHATELIREGIEMAYVQKRLGHASIQTTIDTYIHVSNEDMKREYNKYIDKRDESASTNTPK; from the coding sequence GTGAAGGTTCAAAGAGTTCGGATACCAGAGAGCGATGGAGTAACTTGGCTGGTTTTAGGAGATGATTACCTACCAGTAGAGCCAATTAGAAAGTTTTTAACCTATCTAAGAAATTTAGAACGCAGTCCCAATACGATTCGCTCCTATGCCTATCACTTAAAACTTTATTGGGAGTATTTAGAGTCAGTAAAAGTTAACTGGAAAGAGATAAATATTTCTCAGCTAGCAGATTTTGTCATGTGGCTGAGAAACCCCTTGGGGAACGTTATTTCCTTGAATGAACGAGAAGCTAAACGTACTGAGTCTACCGTTAACGCTATTCTTACTTCGGTTTGTATGATGTATGATTTTCAGGAGCAGACAGGCAACGTTTCGGAAATTCCCTTGTATCGCTCCCAATTCATCCCAGGAAAGAAATACAAAAGTTTTCTCCATCACATTACTAAAGGCAAGCCTACTAGAACTCGTCTGCTCAAGCTAAAACAGCCAAAACTCCAACCTAAAACTCTTACTGCCGAGCAAATAGCAGCAGTCATTGCTAGTTGTAACAACATCAGGGACAAATTCCTCCTCTGCTTGCTCTACGAAAGCGGAATCAGAATCGGACAAGCTTTAGGACTCAGACACGAAGATATCAAGTCTTGGGATAACACTATCACCATAGTTCCCAGAAATGATAACGCTAATGGGGCGAGGGCTAAAGCTATTTCTCCTTATGCAGTGCCGATTACTCAGGACTTGATGGCTTTGTACGTTCAATATTTAGAGGAAGAATTCATGGAATTACTTGGTGACAATTTAAGCGATTACGTCTTTGTAAATCTTTGGGACGGCAAGCTGGGGTCGCCTATGACTTACAGCAATGTAATGTCTTTGTTTACGCGCCTTAAAAGGAAAACAGGTATTGCTATACCCGTTACCCCTCACAAGCTCAGACACACTCACGCTACAGAGCTTATTCGAGAGGGTATAGAGATGGCTTACGTCCAAAAACGCTTGGGACACGCCAGCATTCAAACCACTATCGATACCTACATTCATGTCAGTAACGAAGACATGAAACGAGAATACAACAAATATATAGATAAAAGAGATGAATCAGCCTCAACCAATACACCAAAATAA